ATCACTGTCATTCATTATGGCATCACCTGTGGTACCTCCAGAGTATGACACTGGTGGATTTATGGTCAAATTCACAGTAACTTTATTTCCCACATGCACTGCTGAGGAACTCGTGATGCTcacatttgttgcaggtagtggacTGGACTGTGATACTACTTGCATTATACATGTCCGCGCTTCATCATCCATCGGCAAGGAAGCAAGGGTATCTGCTATGGTGTCACCTGTGGGCTGTTCATTCCCAGCATTCACGTTTGAGGAAACTTCTGGCAAAATGCTGGTACTGGTGTGTACATCAATTGCTGAATGGGCATTCTCAATTTGTTGCGTTTCTGATGTTGAGTTCTGTAATTGTTTCTTTTGAATGAAATCACTCACACTAAGTCGCAGCTGTTCACGGAATGCTAACCTTCGTTCTTCATCATTCAGTCTatctaaacattttcttttttctctgaGAGGTAAGGTATATGTTGTATTTACACTTTGTCGCAACGCTACTTTCGATTTAGGATGCAGACCTGCTATACCTGAGAGGGGTAGTGGAATGTAGTTAGGAATACCATTTGGGAATATTGGTACACATTTTTCTCGGTGGGCTTGAACGCTGGACATCAATGACTGAAAAACGGCTCCACTCTGGATGCGGCGATAGAACTGGCTTGCATTAAAATTGTCTGTTAAGTAAAACAGCACTTTGCTGCTCCTCGACATCATAAATTCAAAACAGGAAAATATGTCTGCACCCGCACGATAAAAGCCATCATGAACCATACATCCTGTTAAGTCGAAAGTGCGGCACAAGTAATGCTTCAGTTCGTCCGCTGAATCATAGTCCTCTTCGTCTGCTATAATGCAAAAGTCGTAATACGACGGAAACTCCCTGCAAATTTTTTCGGCTAAGCTACAAATTATAGTTCGCAATTCATTATCCGTCAGGCCTTCAGCACGGTAAATGTCAATATCTGCGTCATTTGCATACTCACAGATCACTTCAATCGGAGTTTCGTTCACATTCTTGTTCTCTTCATTATTGCATACCTTCCCTGAATTAGGAGAGTCAACTGTAGACTTCACGTTCGCGGAACTATTATCCTTGTTGGCACATGCATCTATATCTTCAATACTTGCCGCATGTATGTGTTCTTTGTCCGATTGTTCAGTAACGCCGATAAGTTTCTGAGGATCAGATACTCGTTCTTGCCTTCCTTTACGCTGTttcctccatgtcttccaagcgCTGCGGAGCTTCCCTAAAAGCTCTGCCATTTCTTGTATTGTCGCCGCCCTGACACCTGTTGATTATGCAAACTTTACAAAACTACGGAAACTCTTTATGACTTACCTCCATAATAGGAGCAAGTTAAAAATCTGTTTGTTATAAATACAGAAGCACAAAACTGAAGATTTCCACTTTCTTCGTGTTACACGTACGTTTATTAGCACGACGAATGTCAGATTTCTCTCACATACTCAAAGACAATGCTTGTTGCGCTTACGTCAAACCTGCGTCAAACTGCTACAGAGAGTGTCTTTGGTGAATTTTATGGTCACGttatttcctcattttttttttttttttaaactgcgcAGTGCTACTCACTCCTCAATTACCTACAAATTAACAGTGTACTTCTGTGACAACATTAATGGGATAGATGTGATATATCTAACTTTTTGAACTCATAGCCAATGTTTAAGCATTTCTCTTCGTCGGCAGAACTATAGTACATTGCATATTTTATTTCCACAGAAATATTTCGATATTTCTCAAGATTAGGCTGACATACgcagaaaaacaaatattttctcaATGTTTGTTCCGATTCCTTCTGCAGGTGTTGTTGATTTAGACAACATAACGCTCTGGATCTGCCTATTTTGAGAAGCCCATGATTCTGCAAAAACTTTGCAAATGTTGTTATTTTTATCGTATACTCTCCTTGTTTGACTTTTCCTTGGTGTCTGGATTCCCTAGCTATGAACTAGCAACAATCGAGACCTCTGATCACTAGTGTTCGTTTCCAGTTGATAACAAACTTAAGCAAGCAGATAATACTTCGTGGAGTAGCACTGTATGTTGTCCTGATGCAAGTTAGGTGACAGTATTATGAGACAACATTGCAGCTCCTGCGCTATTCCGAATTACCATGCAATGTTCCTttaaacatgcatgcatgtccaaacgaacaggcactgtggcgactacagcagttatgaaatacatgaagagTCATACTCGAATAGCCTAAGGGTGAGGTGCCCTCTCGCATtaatgggaaatccgggttcgagtccaggtccgtCAAAGATTTTCATTGAGTCATGCTCGGATAACCTTATAATAAAGCGAACACTCGCGATAAGTGGAAAATCCtgcttcgagtcccagtccagtacaGATTTTCATAGTTGTCACTCCATTACAccgctgatggttatccatattcacagttgtgaatacatTTCGAGTATTATGACAGGTGGGAGATGAGGCTCTACCAGACATGGTCTACACCTGAATACGAGAGAGCGAGACAGGCAGACTGGCTTTGCTTCTGCAGAAAACATATGAGAGGCTGCTTCAAGCAAAACAAGACCCCTGTTATTACTTGTCTCAGAGGGGTACAGCGCCTTTCTTATGTGGTATCGACAGCTATGATGCCACAATGTAGGTGAGTCCTTGTAGGTTGGCACTAGGAGAGCGAACGATTAACACCGACCACAGCACCCTCTAGCCcaacgctgtgcagctctacgggCGCCGCTCcacattcagcccatttgattccgagcagacgaccgaccaacattgtttcattttcatagtgggcgaaccactacagattttgcctgtgtaacttttgtgagctttgatacatccggcttcgcacctatgtgctcctcagtgcaaagttaggtattcacattgagccatagtaaaaatttgctgttttgaagagcacgctGCAGCACGtactgtaaagcagtcgccctccgtttctggcggtggcgccgctgtggcaatcgcagctttggtgtctcactctggtggaaaaggggaaaggttgcctgttcacgtgcatttaaggggtgcgaTGAGATCGGAGAAGGTGGTGAGTTAGTCGGAGGTAGTTGGTCAGccagggcagtctgtcagtctgaGTCTAGTCAATTGGTCAGCCAGCTCAGTGTCGGGCAGTCAgtgactgtctgtctgtcggtctgccgtacgttaagggGGTCAGTcagagtgaggctaggtcagtctcgcgtcaccagttgctggcctGTCTCTCGTTTACATTTCTgctgcagttagtgtctgtctgtcgtcggagtgctagtatgtctgtcctttgtatcaactttaaagccagaaaatgagagttttGCCACtctgccagtaacagaactcagctagtggtcgcccggtcagggctgagttcctgcatctgagtctgcgcattaggctgtcagtctgctcgagttgctcgggcaacagtCATTGGCGGTtgtatcgatcggttggtcggtcgctcacTGATACACCAGATGACTTGTCTGCCTCGAGGGTCTGCGCATGTGAGGTGGCCACATGAGTCCAGTGgctgcgccgtatagcgaggcgtagtggcttcgtgGCTGGTACGAGAGTGACAGGAGCCAAcctacgacatcagtctggccaaTACGAGTTGCGACTTCCTGCGCCAGTTGAAGCGGCTGACAGCGGATGGTTCTTGAGAGCGTTttgagggtgctgcgccaggtcttcgccagaaatcgcagttattagaagttaagtgactggaaaTATGctgttcatttacttgttaaattttatttgttttcttggtcagtctctcgtccccagcttgctcttcTGTTTCTCGtcagcatttgttaggcagttagtgtctgtctgtcggtctgccgtacgttaatagctgcctctgtcatgtttgttggattcgGTGTAATCTTGCGAGGcgctatatgtgtaatgtagaacatgttgtactctttatgtaagtctgaatttcatgggttttatttaaatagcaatttttataaagttgccacccttccaccataagagcCCTTTTAAAACAAATTGtacttttggtggcaaataataTTTTAGtatgagtgtttgtaccatttccatccctcttacggggtgcgtagttaatgtgtttgtgtgagttgttaaaatttttagtttaaagtaatcttgtgtgttgcagatttgcaccagtgcagtttttcagaggtcgttgtgagcgttcgtgactacggccatgttgaaagggagcagaagcttctcagcccgaaggctcctactgtaacaattttttttttattctgcctctgaataattgtaacttgatatttcgtgGGTGCTTTTctacttataattttaaatctgttttgaaaaagcttttaggaataaaattcacatttgttaaattgtaacttgatatttcgagggtgcttttctgcttataaattttaaatctgtttttgaaaaggcttttatgaataaaatttccattggttgaaatttaatttgtttccatca
This sequence is a window from Schistocerca serialis cubense isolate TAMUIC-IGC-003099 chromosome 7, iqSchSeri2.2, whole genome shotgun sequence. Protein-coding genes within it:
- the LOC126412490 gene encoding uncharacterized protein LOC126412490; translation: MAELLGKLRSAWKTWRKQRKGRQERVSDPQKLIGVTEQSDKEHIHAASIEDIDACANKDNSSANVKSTVDSPNSGKVCNNEENKNVNETPIEVICEYANDADIDIYRAEGLTDNELRTIICSLAEKICREFPSYYDFCIIADEEDYDSADELKHYLCRTFDLTGCMVHDGFYRAGADIFSCFEFMMSRSSKVLFYLTDNFNASQFYRRIQSGAVFQSLMSSVQAHREKCVPIFPNGIPNYIPLPLSGIAGLHPKSKVALRQSVNTTYTLPLREKRKCLDRLNDEERRLAFREQLRLSVSDFIQKKQLQNSTSETQQIENAHSAIDVHTSTSILPEVSSNVNAGNEQPTGDTIADTLASLPMDDEARTCIMQVVSQSSPLPATNVSITSSSAVHVGNKVTVNLTINPPVSYSGGTTGDAIMNDSDSDSFSESE